The Streptomyces sp. 135 sequence ACCGCCCTCCACCGCGAACTCCGGCTCGAACCCCGCGGCGCGACACGCGGCGACGGTGAGTTCCCGCAGGTCGTATCCGTGCCGGAACATCACCAGGCGCTCGCCCTGGAGGTCGGCGATCCGCACGGACTCGCCGAGCCGGCGCCGCGCCCGCGGGGACGACACCACGACCAGGTCCTCACGCAGCAGCTCCACCGTGGTCAGCGCCGGTGACGGGCTCGGCAGCGGCAGCACCACCAGGGCCAGATCCAGCGCCCCGCGCGCCAGCTCCCGTACGAGGTCGTGGGAGCCGCCCTCCTCGATGAGCAGCTGGATCCCCGGATGCCGGTCGTGGAAGGCGCGCAGGATCTCCGGAAGCAGTCCCGTGCACACGCTGGGGGTCGCGCCGAGCCGGATCCGGCCGCGCCGCAGCTGCGCCAGCTCCTGCACCTCGATCCGCGCGGTGTCCGCGTCCGCGAGGATGCGGCGGGCCAGCGGCAGCAGCGCCTCGCCCGCGTCGGTCAGCGTGATGTTGCCGCGGGCCCGGCTGAACAGCTCCGCGCCGAGTTCCTTCTCCAGGGCCCTGATCTGCTGGGAGAGGGACGGCTGGGAGACATGGACCTCCTCCGCCGCCCGCGTGAAGTGCCGCGTCTCGGCGACCGCGACGAAGTAGAGGAGCTGCTGGAACTGCATACAGGCACCCTACGCCGCACGATAGGACGAGGCTATCGAGATGAGCCGAACCATCTCTTGGACCGATCGGGACTTTCGGCCGTAGCGTCGCTGACATGGCTCTGGCAACGCGGACGGACAAACGGCCGTCCATGACCCGCACGCTCTGGGACTCCACCATCGGCAAGAAGACCGTGATGGCGGTGAGCGGTCTGATCATGCTGCTCTACCTGGTCGCGCACATGGTCGGAAACCTGAAAATCTTCTTCGGCCCCGAGGAGATCAGCCACTACGCGCACTGGCTGCGCACGGTCGGCGAGCCGTTCATGCACTACGAGTGGACGCTGTGGCTCGTCCGCGTGGTCCTCGTCGCCGCCGTCGTCGCGCACGCCACGTCCGCCTACCAGCTGAGCCGCCTGGACATCAGGGCGCGCCCCACCAAGTACGTCCACAAGAAGGCGCAGGCGACCTTCGCGACCCGCACCATGCGCTGGGGCGGCGTCATCCTCGGCCTCTTCATCGTCTGGCACATCCTCGACCTGACGACCGGCACCGTGCACCCGGGCGGCTACGAGCACCTGCACCCGTACCAGAACATCATCGACACCTTCTCCACCTGGTACGGCAACGTCATCTACATCGTCGCCGTCGTCGCCCTCGGCCTCCACGTCCGGCACGGCCTGTGGAGCGCCGCGCAGACCCTGGGCGTCGGCACCGCAACCCGCGACCGCGTCCTGAAGCCGCTGGCGGGCGGACTCGCGCTGGTGCTGACCGTCGGCTTCGTCTCCGTACCCGTGGCCGTCATGACCGGACTGGTGAGCTGAACCATGAACTACTCCAGTGAGTACGCCGCCTACGCGACCGGCGAGCCGCTCGTCGACGCCAAGGCCCCGAGCGGCCCGATCGCCGACCGCTGGGACACCCGCCGCTTCCAGGCGAAGCTGGTCAACCCCGCCAACCGCCGCAAGCACACCGTCATCGTCGTCGGCACCGGCCTGGCCGGCGGCTCAGCCGGGGCCACGCTCGCCGAACAGGGCTACCACGTCGTGCAGTTCTGCTACCAGGACTCGCCGCGCCGCGCCCACTCGATCGCCGCCCAGGGCGGCATCAACGCCGCGAAGAACTACCGCAACGACGGCGACTCGGTCCACCGCCTCTTCTACGACACCGTCAAGGGCGGCGACTTCCGCGCCCGCGAGTCCAACGTGCACCGCCTCGCGCAGATCTCCGTCGAGATCATCGACCAGTGCGTCGCGCAGGGCGTGCCGTTCGCCCGCGAGTACGGCGGACTGCTCGACACCCGCTCCTTCGGCGGCGTCCAGGTGTCCCGCACCTTCTACGCGCGCGGCCAGACGGGCCAGCAGCTGCTGCTGGGCGCCTACCAGGCGCTGAGCAGGCAGATCGCCGCCGGAAACGTGGAGATGCACCCGCGCACCGAGATGCTGGACGTCATCGTCGTCGACGGACGGGCCCGCGGCATCGTCGCCCGCGACCTGATCACCGGCAAGATCGACACCTACTTCGCCGACGCGGTGGTCCTCGCCTCCGGCGGCTACGGCAACGTCTTCTACCTGTCGACGAACGCCATGAACTCCAACGCCACCGCTGTCTGGCGGGCCCATCGGCGCGGTGCGTACTTCGCCAACCCCTGCTTCACGCAGATCCACCCCACCTGCATCCCGCGCACCGGCGACCACCAGTCCAAGCTCACGCTGATGAGCGAGTCGCTGCGCAACGACGGCCGGATCTGGGTGCCGAAGGCGAGGGGCGACCAGCGGCCGCCGAACGAGATCCCCGAGGACGAGCGCGACTACTACCTGGAGCGGATCTACCCCTCCTTCGGCAACCTCGTGCCCCGCGACATCGCCTCCCGCGCCGCCAAGAACGTATGCGACGAGGGCAGGGGAGTGGGCCCCGGCGGACAGGGTGTCTACCTCGACTTCGCCGACGCCATCCGGCGCATGGGCAGGAAGAAGGTCGAGGAGAAGTACGGCAACCTCTTCGACATGTACGAGCGGATCACCGCCGAGAACCCGTACGAGGTGCCGATGCGGATCTACCCCGCCGTGCACTACACGATGGGCGGCCTCTGGGTCGACTACGACCTCCAGACCACCGTCCCCGGACTCTTCGCGATCGGCGAGGCCAACTTCTCCGACCACGGCGCGAACCGGCTTGGCGCCAGCGCCCTCATGCAGGGCCTCGCCGACGGCTACTTCGTCCTGCCGTCCACCATCAACGACTACCTCGCGCGCCACCCCCACAAGGACGAGGTGAGCGTCGAACACCCCGTCGTCCAGGAGGCGTTGGCGGAGACCGAGGACCGGCTGAACCTCCTGCTGTCCGTCGACGGCGACCGCACCCCCGACTCCTTCCACCGCGAACTCGGCGAGGTCATGTGGGAGTTCTGCGGCATGGCCCGCACCGAGAGCGGCCTGCGCAAGGCCCTGGAGCGCATCCCGCAGATCCGTGAGGAGTTCTGGCGCCGCATCAAGGTCCCCGGCACCGGCGAGGAGTTCAACCAGTCCCTGGAGAAGGCCAACCGCATCGTCGACTACCTGGAACTGGCCGAGCTGATGTGCCTCGACGCCCTGCACCGCGCCGAGTCCTGCGGCGGCCACTTCCGCGAGGAGTCCCAGACCCCGGACGGCGAGGCCGCCCGCCGCGACGAGGAGTTCTCCTACGCCGCCGCCTGGGAGTTCACCGCCACCGGCGAAGCCCCCGTCCTGCACAAGGAAGACCTCGTCTTCGAGTACGTCCACCCCACCCAGCGGAGCTACGCATGAAGCTCACCCTGCGCGTCTGGCGCCAGAAGAACGCCGACGCCGACGGCGCGATGTCCACGTACGAGGTGGACGGCATCTCGTCCGACATGTCCTTCCTGGAGATGCTCGACACCCTCAACGAAGAACTCATCGTCAAGGGCGAGGACCCCGTCGCCTTCGACCACGACTGCCGGGAGGGCATCTGCGGCGCCTGCTCGCTCGTCATCAACGGCGACGCGCACGGCCCCGAGCGCACCACCACCTGCCAGCTCCACATGCGGTCCTTCGCGGACGGCGACACGATCGACATCGAGCCGTGGCGCGCCGCCGCCTTCCCGGTCGTCAAGGACCTCGTCGTGGACCGCTCGGCGTTCGACCGGATCATCCAGTCCGGCGGCTACATCAGCGCCCCGACCGGCTCCGCGCCCGACGCCCACGCCACGCCCGTGCCCAAGCCGGACGCCGACTTCGCCTTCGAGCACGCCGAGTGCATCGGCTGCGGGGCCTGCGTGGCCGCCTGCCCCAACGGCTCGGCCATGCTGTTCACCTCGGCCAAGGTCAACCACCTCAATGTACTGCCGCAGGGTGCCCCCGAGCGCGAGACCCGTGTGCTCGACATGGTGGCGCAGATGGACGAGGAGGGGTTCGGGGGCTGCACGCTCACCGGCGCCTGCGCCTCTGCCTGCCCCAAGGGGATTCCGTTGCCCTCCATCTCCGCGATGAACAAGGAGTGGTTGCGGGCCACCCGGAAGGTCAGTCGGTAGCTCCGCCGGAGGGGCCGGTGGGGATCTGCGAGTCCGATGTGGCTGGTCGCGCAGTTCCCCGCGCCCCTTCGGGGGCGCCTAGTCGAGCGCGTGGCGCAAGTACGGCGCTGTGCGGCTGTCCTGCGCCCGCGCCACGTCCCTCGGCGGGCCCGCCGCCACGATCCGGCCGCCGCCCTCGCCACCGTCCGGGCCCAGGTCGATGACCCAGTCCGCGCCCGCCACCACCGCCATGTCGTGCTCGACGACGACCACCGAGTTCCCGGCGTCGACCAGTTCGTGCAGGCGGTGCGTGAGCACCTCCACGTCGGCGGGGTGCAGCCCCGTCGTCGGCTCGTCGAGGAGATAGAGCGTGTGCCCGCGCCGAGCCCGCTGCAACTCGCTCGCCAGCTTGATCCGCTGGGCCTCCCCGCCCGACAGCTCCGTGGCCGGCTGCCCGAGCCGCAGATAGCCGAGACCGACGTCGAGGAGCGTGCGCAGGCTGCGGACGACGGACGGCGTGTCCGCGAAGAACTCCGCGGCCGCCTCCACCGTCAGGTCGAGCACCTCGGCGATGTTCTTCCCGTGGTACGTCACCTCGAGGGTCGCCGGGTTGTAGCGGGCGCCCGCACAGTCCGGGCAGGGCGCGTACGTGCTCGGCAGGAAGAGCAGCTCGACGCTGACGAACCCCTCGCCCTGACAGGTCTCGCACCGCCCGCCCGCGACGTTGAACGAGAACCGGCCGACGCCGTAACCCCGCTCCTTCGCCGCCTCCGTGGCCGCGAAGACCTTGCGTACGACGTCGAAGAGGCCCGTGTAGGTGGCGAGGTTGGAGCGCGGCGTGCGGCCGATCGGCTTCTGGTCGACGCGGACCAGCCGGCCGACGCCCGGCAGTTCCTCGGTGATCTCGCCGACGAGCGTGGACTTGCCCGAGCCGGAGACGCCCGTGACCGCCGTGAAGGCGCCGAGCGGGACCTTCGCCGTCACCGCGCGCAGATTGTGCCGGGTGACCGGGCCGACCTTCAACCAACCGCGAGGCGCGCGCACTTCGCGTACCGGAGCGGGCTCGCGGCCGAAGAGGAAGCGGGCGGTCGCCGACTCCTCGACGCCTTCGAGCGCGGCGACCGGGCCGCTGTGCAGCACCCGGCCGCCGTGCTCGCCCGCGTGGGGGCCGACGTCGACGAGCCAGTCCGCGTGGCGTACGACGTCGAGATGGTGCTCCACGACGAAGACGGAGTTGCCGGCGGCCTTGAGGCGGTCGAGAACCGTCAGCAAGGCCTCCGTGTCCGCCGGATGGAGCCCCGCCGACGGCTCGTCCAGCACGTACACCACCCCGAACAGGCCCGAGCGGAGCTGCGTCGCGAGCCGCAGGCGCTGGAGCTCTCCCGCCGACAGGGTGGGCGTGGCACGGTCCGGACTGAGATAGCCGAGGCCCAGCTCGGTGACGGTCGCGATGCGGGCCAACAGGTCCTCGGTCAGTACGCGCGCCGTCTCGGACGTGTCCGCGGCGCCCGCGAGGACGTCCGCCAGCTCGGACAGGGGGAGCGCGGCCAGCTCGGCGATCGTCCGGCCCGCGAACGTGACCGCCAGCGCCTCCGGACGCAGCCTGCTCCCGCCGCACGCCGCGCAGGGCGCGCTCGCCAGGAACCGTTCCGCCTTGGCCCGCAGCGTCTGGCTCTTGGAGTCCGCGAAGGTCTTCATGACATAGCGCCGGGCGCTCATGTACGTGCCCTGGTACGGGCGTTGGATGCGGCCCGCCTCGCGCACCGGGTGCACGGTCACCACCGGCTGCTCGTCCGTGAAGAGGATCCACTCGCGGTCGGCGGCGTCCAGCTCGCGCCACGGCCGGTCCACGTCGTAGCCGAGGGTGTCCAGGACGTCCCGGAGGTTCTTGCCCTGCCAGGCGCCCGGCCAGGCGGCGATCGCGCCCTCGCGGATGGACAGCGAGGGGTCGGGGACCAGCAGCTCCTCGGTGGTCCGGTGGACACGGCCCAGACCATGGCACGCAGGGCACGCGCCGGCCGCGGTGTTCGGCGAGAAGGCGTCCGAGTCGAGCCGCTCGGCGCCCTCGGGGTAGCTGCCGGCGCGGGAGAAGAGCATCCGCAGGGAGTTGGACAGGGTGGTCACCGTGCCGACGGAGGAGCGCGAGGTCGGCGACGAGCGGCGCTGCTGGAGCGAGACGGCGGGCGGCAGGCCCGTGATCTCACCGACCTTCGGGGCGCCCACCTGGTGGATGAGCCGCCGGGCGTACGGGGCGACGGACTCGAAGTAGCGCCGCTGCGCCTCGGCGTAGATCGTCCCGAAGGCGAGCGAGGACTTCCCCGAGCCGGAGACGCCGGTGAACACCGCGAGCACGTCTCGCGGGATGTCCACGTCGACGCCCCGGAGGTTGTGCTCCCGGGCACCCCGGACGCGTACGAACGGATCGTGGGGGCTGTGCATGGGTTCTCCGTACGCGGCTCGGGGACAAACCCCACGATTCTAGGTCGTGGGCCGGAGCGCGAGCCGGGCAGGTGTCCGGAGGCACAGGGGGTACCTGGAGATATGCGTCCTTGTTAAGGTGTGGTCTCTTGTCAAGGGCGTCGGGTGGTGGGGGAAATGGCATCGGGCACGGGCACGATTCTGAAGTTCGACGGGATGCGCGGTTTCGGTTTTATCGCGGCGGATGACGGCGGCGAGGACGTCTTTCTCCACACATCGGTCTTCTCGGGTGATCCCGGGAATCTCGTACCCGGTGCGCGCGTCGAATTCCAGATCATCGCGAACGACCGCGGGCGGAAGGCGTTCGCGGCGCATCTGATCGACGGCGTCGGCGACGGCACGGCGGCGCCCGCGCCCGCGGTGAACGGACACGTCGGGCCGTCGGGGCGCGGCGCGGCGCAGGGGGCCACCGGCGACGACGGCGTGTGCGACGTCCTGTCGCGCGACGAGTTCACCCATGACGTCACCGAGGTTCTGCTGTCGGCGGCGCCGGACCTGACCGGCGACCAGATCGTGCGGGTGCGCGCGAGCATGCTGGAATTCGCCGAGAAGCGGGGTTGGGTCGACCTCTGAGGCCGGACGCGGAGCGGCCGCGTCGGCTCATCCGTGCCGTACGGCGCGCAGTTCCCCCGCGGCCGACACGTCCGCGCAGCCCGCGAGCCCCAGGGCGTCCCCGAACTCCTCGGCGAGAAGGGCGAGGACGCGTCGGACGCCCGCCTCCCCGCCCATCGCTAGCCCCCAGAGCGCCGGACGCCCGACCAGGACGCCCCGCGCGCCGAGGGCCAGTGCCCTCAGGATGTCCGTGCCGCTGCGGACACCGCTGTCCAGCAGGACCTCGCAGCGGCGTCCTGCCAGGGCCGAGACGACCTCCGGCAGCGCGTCCGCGCTGGGAACCGCGCCGTCCAGCTGACGCCCCCCGTGGTTGGAGACCACGACGGCGTCCACCCCGCACTCGGCGGCCCGCGCCGCGTCCTCGGCGGCCAGCACGCCCTTGAGGACCAGCGGCAGCCGCGTCCGCTCGCGCAGCGCCGCCACCGACGACCACGTCAGGGCCGAGGAGAACGCCGCGTCGGTGTGGACCGCCAGCGCGGAGACGGCGTCGTCCGGGGCCTGGTGCGCCCGCGTGGGCCCGGCGGCGAGGTGGGCGGCGCGCACGTGGTCCGGCAGTGCGAACCGGTTGTGCATGTCCCGCAGCCGCCGCCCCATCCACGGCACGTCGACGGTCAGCACGACGGCCTGCGCGCCCGCGTCCTCGGCCCGGGTGACCAGGTCGAGCGAGCGGCCGGGCTCGCGCAGCCAGTAGAGCTGGAACCAGACCGACGCGCCGGTCGCCGTGAGCCGCTCCACCGGCACACTGCTGAGCGTGCTCACGATGAACGGCACCCCCGCCGCGCCCGCCGCCCGTGCGGCGGCCAGCTCGCCATCGGGGTGCACGAGCCGCTGGTAGGCGACCGGCGCGATCGCCAACGGCACGCGGACCGGATGCCCGAGGAGGGTGGTCCGCGTCGTGCACCGCGACACGTCCCGCAGGACGCGCGGGATGAGGCGGACCCGGTCCAGCGCGGCACGGTTGGCGTCGAGCGTCGTCTCGGCGCCGCTGCCCCCGGAGATGAAGTCGCGGACCTCGGCGGGCAGGACGGCGGCCGCGGCGCGCTCGACATCGGCCAGGCACAAGGCGTGGGCCGGGTCCGCGTGCGCAGCCCGCGCCGTCGTCGCCTCAGCGCTGGTGGAATCCACGCTGCTTCGTCCGCTCCATCTCCACGGCCTCGTAGAGCGCCTTGATGTTCGCGCTGCCGAAGGTCTCGGCGCCCTGCCGCTCGATGATCTCGAAGAACAGCGTGCCCCGCGGGTGGTCCGAGGCGGTGAAGATCTGGAAGAGCTGCCCGTCGTGGTCCTCGGCGGCCAGCACGTTCGTCGCCCGCAGGTCCTGGAGCCGCTCCGTGCTCAGGGCGACCCGCCGGCCGAGCAGGTCGTAGTACGACGACGGGGTGCGCAGGAAGGAGACCCCCCGCCCGGACAGGGCACGCACGGAGGCCACCGCGTCACCCGAGGAGAACGCGAGGTGCTGGACGCCCGCGCCCTGATGGCTCTTGAGGAACTCGTCTATCTGGCCGCTCGCGGCCGAGGTGTCGGGCTCGATCAGCGTCAGCGTCACTGTGCCCGACGGGCTCTGCACGGCCGTCGACTCCATCGCCTGGGCGCCGACGACGATGCGCTCCTCGAATATCTCCCGGAAGCCGAGGGCGTCGCGGTAGTAGCCGACCATCGGGGCGAGGTCGCCCGCGTTCAGGCACACGGCGATGTGGTCGAGCTCCAACAGGCCGACGCCCGCGACCGGTTCGTGGTCCGGGGCCGTTTCGCGGTCCGGGGCCGGCACGGGTACGTGGCCGACGGGCAGCCCAGGGCCCTCGCCGGGCTCACGCCCGACGAGTGTGTGGACCAGGTCCCCGAAGCCGCGGACCGCCGCCGTGACGGTGGGCCCGCCGTCGCCGTGCCGCCGCGGACGCCGGTGCGCCATGGCGCCCCGCGCGAGCGCCGCGTGGAAGGCGGCCTCCGGGTCGGCGGTGCGCAGCGCGATGTCGGCGACACCGTCCCCATGGGCCAGCACGTACGCGGACGCGGGGTGCTCCTCCGACGTCGCCTGCGTGAGGACGAGCGTGATCCGCCCCTGGCGGAGGGTGACGCCTCGGTGGTCCGCGGAGGTGCTCGTGCCGACCACGGTGAAGGCGTACCGGTCGGTCCAGGACGACGTCGCCGCCGCCAGGTCCGCCACGTACATCTCGACGTAGTCGATCGACAGATCATTCAGCGGATTTCCGAATTAAAGAATGAGTTTCTGGGACTCTACGATCCCGGCCCGCCTGTGGCTATGAACGATATGGACGGCCGACTTTGCCGTCCGGAACCGTCCAGAATAAAGTGAGCGGCCTTTCGGTTAATGGGCGAAGGTCTTTCGAACGGGTGATGTTCAGTGATGCGCACCATGACCGTCATCGGCACCGGTCTCATCGGCACCTCGATCGCACTCGCCGTGAGCGGGCGCGGCGTGAGGGTGTTCCTGTCCGACCGCGACCCCGCCGCCGCGCGGACGGCCGCCGCTCTCGGCGCCGGCCTCGCCAGGGACCCCGGGGAAACCGTCGACCTGGCCGTGATCGCCGTCCCGCCCAGCCACGTCGGCGCCGTCCTCACCGAAGCCCAGGAGCGCGGTCTCGCCCGGGCCTACACCGACGTCGCGAGTGTGAAGGCGGGGCCCGAACAGGCCGCGCTGCGCCGCGCGCCGGACCCGGCCCGCTACGTCGGCGGCCACCCCTTGGCGGGGCGCGAGCGGTCGGGGCCGCTGGCCGCCAGGGCCGAGCTCTTCCGGGACCGCAACTGGGTGCTCACGCCGTCCCGGCTGACCTCGGACGAAGCCTTCGAGCGGGCCCTCGAACTGGTCGCCCTGTGCGCCGCCGTCCCCGTCGTGATGCGCAGCCAGGACCACGACGCGGCCGTGGCCGTCACCTCCCACGTCCCGCATCTGATGGCCAGCCTGATGGCGGCCCGGCTGACGGAGGGCCCTTGCCGCGCCAGGGGTTGCCGACGCCCCGGATCGCCGCCAACGGGCCGTCGCTCCTCAGCCACCTGCACGCCGACCTGTCCCGCCTCGTACCGGCGGTGGACGCGCTGACCCGGGCGGGCGGCGCGGAGCGGGACCTCGGCATGCGGACCCTGGTGGACCTGCTCGACCGGGGCATCTCTGGGCTCGCCGAGATCCCGGCCGCCGGGGCCGGCCCGCAGGAGGGCGGCCAAGGGGTGCGGGTCGCCGTCGCGGAGCGCCCCGGAGAGCTGGCGCGGCTCCTCGCCGCCGTCGCGGACCTCGGTGTCGCCGCGGAGGACGCCGCCGTCGAGACCGCCGCCGCAGGGGCCGGGTTCACCGTGCGGTTCGGTCTCCCCGCCCGGACCGCGGAGAAGGTCGCGGACGCGCTCGACGCCGGCGGCTGGACCGTCGTACGGGAAGACGACGAGAGGCTGCTGCCGATGGGGGAGGGGCAGGCGGTGCCGGGCGTTCCCGGCGTGTGAGGCGATGCCGTGTCCGCTTGCGTCCCAACACGTCCAAGTGCGCGAACCGGGCGGTTGGACGGCGTTGTTGGACCGTCGCTATTTGTGTGACTCTGAGCGCCGGTCGCCGAATTCCCGATAACTGATAACTACTGCCGGACGCCTGGGGGAAATCCATGGCGGAACAGATCGCCGATGATCCTGCGCGCTCCGCGCACCAAGCGCAACAAACGGGCCTGGGCTCGGATTCCGTCCCGCACAATTTCCCCGACGAGCGCGCCTGTGCCGCGAACCGCGACGCCTTCGACCGGATCGGCCTGCGGCAGGGGCGACGTGGCGGACAGGGCTCAGGGCGACGGGAGCGGACGGGCGGAGAGGCGCGGCGGACGGGCGCCGGGCCGCCCGAGACCACCGTGAAGATCCTGGACCGGAGCTGGCCGGCGCCGCTGGTCGTCGGCCCGCTGGACGCCCCGGCGCGCCCGGCGGCGAACTCGCCGTCGTCCGGGCCGCCGCGGCGGCGGGCTGCCCGCCGCGGTGAGCGCCTTCGCCGAGCGGAGCTTCGCCGAACTCGCCTCCGCGGCCGCCGACGCACCGCCGTGGCTGCGGACCTATGCCTTCCAGGACCGGGAGACGGCACGGCACCTCGCGGGACGGGCCGAGGACGCCGGGTTCGGGGCGCTGCTCCTCGCGCTCGGGGACCGCGACGACGTCCGTGCCCGGCGCGTCGCCGCCCCCGCCGACCTCGGCGTACGGGGCCCCTTCGACGACGTGCGTACGCTGCTGAGGGCCCGCGCCGAGTGGTCCGACGTGGCATGGCTGCGCGCCGCCACCGCCCTGCCGCTGCTGGTCGCGGGCGTACGCGGCCCCGCCGACGCACAGCGCGCCCTCGACACCGGCGCCGACGGCATCGTGGTCACCGACCTCGACGCGCTCCCGGAGATCGCCGCGTCCGTCGCGGGCCGCTGCCCCGTCCTGCTGAGCGGAGGCGTCCGCCACGGCGCCGACATCGTCGCCGCCCTCGCCTCGGGTGCCGACGCCGTCTTCGCGGGCCGCCCGGTCCTCGACGGCCTGCGGGCGGGCGGGCGTGCGGGCGTGACGGAAGCACTGGACGGCCTCGTCCGGGAGCTCGGCGACGCGATGGCGTTCACCGGGGCCGCCACGGTCACGGACCTCGGCCCCGACATGATCCGCACCGGCCCCCGCCCCGCGGACGCGCCGCCCACCCGGGCGGCCGGGCGGCCGCTGCGCAAGACCGAGCTGCACGCCGCCGTGTCCGACCCG is a genomic window containing:
- a CDS encoding LysR substrate-binding domain-containing protein, with the translated sequence MQFQQLLYFVAVAETRHFTRAAEEVHVSQPSLSQQIRALEKELGAELFSRARGNITLTDAGEALLPLARRILADADTARIEVQELAQLRRGRIRLGATPSVCTGLLPEILRAFHDRHPGIQLLIEEGGSHDLVRELARGALDLALVVLPLPSPSPALTTVELLREDLVVVSSPRARRRLGESVRIADLQGERLVMFRHGYDLRELTVAACRAAGFEPEFAVEGGEMDAVLGFVRAGLGVAVVPRMVAERSGSDLRVTRLSQPSLHRTIALAHRSDVAPPRAARELQRMLLVGGG
- a CDS encoding succinate dehydrogenase, which codes for MALATRTDKRPSMTRTLWDSTIGKKTVMAVSGLIMLLYLVAHMVGNLKIFFGPEEISHYAHWLRTVGEPFMHYEWTLWLVRVVLVAAVVAHATSAYQLSRLDIRARPTKYVHKKAQATFATRTMRWGGVILGLFIVWHILDLTTGTVHPGGYEHLHPYQNIIDTFSTWYGNVIYIVAVVALGLHVRHGLWSAAQTLGVGTATRDRVLKPLAGGLALVLTVGFVSVPVAVMTGLVS
- a CDS encoding fumarate reductase/succinate dehydrogenase flavoprotein subunit codes for the protein MNYSSEYAAYATGEPLVDAKAPSGPIADRWDTRRFQAKLVNPANRRKHTVIVVGTGLAGGSAGATLAEQGYHVVQFCYQDSPRRAHSIAAQGGINAAKNYRNDGDSVHRLFYDTVKGGDFRARESNVHRLAQISVEIIDQCVAQGVPFAREYGGLLDTRSFGGVQVSRTFYARGQTGQQLLLGAYQALSRQIAAGNVEMHPRTEMLDVIVVDGRARGIVARDLITGKIDTYFADAVVLASGGYGNVFYLSTNAMNSNATAVWRAHRRGAYFANPCFTQIHPTCIPRTGDHQSKLTLMSESLRNDGRIWVPKARGDQRPPNEIPEDERDYYLERIYPSFGNLVPRDIASRAAKNVCDEGRGVGPGGQGVYLDFADAIRRMGRKKVEEKYGNLFDMYERITAENPYEVPMRIYPAVHYTMGGLWVDYDLQTTVPGLFAIGEANFSDHGANRLGASALMQGLADGYFVLPSTINDYLARHPHKDEVSVEHPVVQEALAETEDRLNLLLSVDGDRTPDSFHRELGEVMWEFCGMARTESGLRKALERIPQIREEFWRRIKVPGTGEEFNQSLEKANRIVDYLELAELMCLDALHRAESCGGHFREESQTPDGEAARRDEEFSYAAAWEFTATGEAPVLHKEDLVFEYVHPTQRSYA
- a CDS encoding succinate dehydrogenase/fumarate reductase iron-sulfur subunit; this encodes MKLTLRVWRQKNADADGAMSTYEVDGISSDMSFLEMLDTLNEELIVKGEDPVAFDHDCREGICGACSLVINGDAHGPERTTTCQLHMRSFADGDTIDIEPWRAAAFPVVKDLVVDRSAFDRIIQSGGYISAPTGSAPDAHATPVPKPDADFAFEHAECIGCGACVAACPNGSAMLFTSAKVNHLNVLPQGAPERETRVLDMVAQMDEEGFGGCTLTGACASACPKGIPLPSISAMNKEWLRATRKVSR
- a CDS encoding excinuclease ABC subunit UvrA, with the translated sequence MHSPHDPFVRVRGAREHNLRGVDVDIPRDVLAVFTGVSGSGKSSLAFGTIYAEAQRRYFESVAPYARRLIHQVGAPKVGEITGLPPAVSLQQRRSSPTSRSSVGTVTTLSNSLRMLFSRAGSYPEGAERLDSDAFSPNTAAGACPACHGLGRVHRTTEELLVPDPSLSIREGAIAAWPGAWQGKNLRDVLDTLGYDVDRPWRELDAADREWILFTDEQPVVTVHPVREAGRIQRPYQGTYMSARRYVMKTFADSKSQTLRAKAERFLASAPCAACGGSRLRPEALAVTFAGRTIAELAALPLSELADVLAGAADTSETARVLTEDLLARIATVTELGLGYLSPDRATPTLSAGELQRLRLATQLRSGLFGVVYVLDEPSAGLHPADTEALLTVLDRLKAAGNSVFVVEHHLDVVRHADWLVDVGPHAGEHGGRVLHSGPVAALEGVEESATARFLFGREPAPVREVRAPRGWLKVGPVTRHNLRAVTAKVPLGAFTAVTGVSGSGKSTLVGEITEELPGVGRLVRVDQKPIGRTPRSNLATYTGLFDVVRKVFAATEAAKERGYGVGRFSFNVAGGRCETCQGEGFVSVELLFLPSTYAPCPDCAGARYNPATLEVTYHGKNIAEVLDLTVEAAAEFFADTPSVVRSLRTLLDVGLGYLRLGQPATELSGGEAQRIKLASELQRARRGHTLYLLDEPTTGLHPADVEVLTHRLHELVDAGNSVVVVEHDMAVVAGADWVIDLGPDGGEGGGRIVAAGPPRDVARAQDSRTAPYLRHALD
- a CDS encoding cold shock domain-containing protein, whose product is MASGTGTILKFDGMRGFGFIAADDGGEDVFLHTSVFSGDPGNLVPGARVEFQIIANDRGRKAFAAHLIDGVGDGTAAPAPAVNGHVGPSGRGAAQGATGDDGVCDVLSRDEFTHDVTEVLLSAAPDLTGDQIVRVRASMLEFAEKRGWVDL
- a CDS encoding alpha-hydroxy acid oxidase, with the translated sequence MDSTSAEATTARAAHADPAHALCLADVERAAAAVLPAEVRDFISGGSGAETTLDANRAALDRVRLIPRVLRDVSRCTTRTTLLGHPVRVPLAIAPVAYQRLVHPDGELAAARAAGAAGVPFIVSTLSSVPVERLTATGASVWFQLYWLREPGRSLDLVTRAEDAGAQAVVLTVDVPWMGRRLRDMHNRFALPDHVRAAHLAAGPTRAHQAPDDAVSALAVHTDAAFSSALTWSSVAALRERTRLPLVLKGVLAAEDAARAAECGVDAVVVSNHGGRQLDGAVPSADALPEVVSALAGRRCEVLLDSGVRSGTDILRALALGARGVLVGRPALWGLAMGGEAGVRRVLALLAEEFGDALGLAGCADVSAAGELRAVRHG
- the hppD gene encoding 4-hydroxyphenylpyruvate dioxygenase, whose protein sequence is MNDLSIDYVEMYVADLAAATSSWTDRYAFTVVGTSTSADHRGVTLRQGRITLVLTQATSEEHPASAYVLAHGDGVADIALRTADPEAAFHAALARGAMAHRRPRRHGDGGPTVTAAVRGFGDLVHTLVGREPGEGPGLPVGHVPVPAPDRETAPDHEPVAGVGLLELDHIAVCLNAGDLAPMVGYYRDALGFREIFEERIVVGAQAMESTAVQSPSGTVTLTLIEPDTSAASGQIDEFLKSHQGAGVQHLAFSSGDAVASVRALSGRGVSFLRTPSSYYDLLGRRVALSTERLQDLRATNVLAAEDHDGQLFQIFTASDHPRGTLFFEIIERQGAETFGSANIKALYEAVEMERTKQRGFHQR
- a CDS encoding prephenate dehydrogenase/arogenate dehydrogenase family protein, yielding MRTMTVIGTGLIGTSIALAVSGRGVRVFLSDRDPAAARTAAALGAGLARDPGETVDLAVIAVPPSHVGAVLTEAQERGLARAYTDVASVKAGPEQAALRRAPDPARYVGGHPLAGRERSGPLAARAELFRDRNWVLTPSRLTSDEAFERALELVALCAAVPVVMRSQDHDAAVAVTSHVPHLMASLMAARLTEGPCRARGCRRPGSPPTGRRSSATCTPTCPASYRRWTR